The Moorella glycerini genomic interval ATCTTCCATAATTTTAAGTGCATTCTCGGGTTTCCAGTCAATGGCCCATTGATCGGCTACTACCTTAATATCCCCCTTGTCGATAAGGGGTTTGAGAACCTTCATCTGTCCCTCTCTAAACAACTTGGCGTTGTTATCCGTAGGGGCTCCGCCGATTAAAACATAATTTCCTTTTGGTGCTTTGGCAACTACACCCTCGGCTTGCATCTCACCAACTCTAACATTATCGAAAGAAATATAAAGATCGACGTCAGCATTTTTAATAAGCCGGTCATAGGATAGAACCTTTATTCCCGCCTTATGAGCCATCTCCACGGCTGTAGCCGCGGATTCGGCGTTGTAGGGCACAATTACCAGGACATCTATGCCCTGAGTAAGCATGTTTTCTACCTGGCTGTTCTGGACAGCAGCATCGCTATTCGCAGTTTGCACAATGACATCTGCGCCTAATTCTTTAGCCTTTTGGACAAATAGATCCCGGTCTTTTTGCCAGCGCTCCACCATAAGGGTATCCATAGAGAGGCCTATTCTTATTTTTTTACCGCTCTTGGCCTGCTGGTTGGTAGTACTAGCGGCACCAGATTTATTGTCTCCGGTAGATTGCTTAGAAGAACAACCAGCCACAAGAGATACAATTATAAGCAAGATCAGTGAAATACCTAAAAATTTTAGTCGCTTCATAATGAACCTCCTTTTCACTCTTATTCCCTTCTAGCAGTTACTCCTTTTTTGCTTGCAGTCCTGCATCAATCTTCTCTTCTAACCACCTCCCTGTCTTCGCCCACGGTAACAATAATAATCACCCCCTCGCCAGCTAAAGTCATCTCAATTTGGTAATAGCCAATCCTTCTTCGAGCATCTCGGCAAGAATTACTTCCGGTCGGGTAAAGATAGAGCCAAATTCTGGCTGCAAACCATTAACCACATAATCAAAAATGAGGCGTACCGGTTCATAACCTTGTTGAAATGTATTCTGACAAATGCAAGCGGAAACAACGCCCTTTTTCAAGAGGGCAGCTATTTCTTCGGTAACGTCAAATCCTATCAACTTAACATCTCCGGCCCTACCTTCGTCAATAATGGCCGTACCTATGCCGGCTGCGCAGGCATTGGTTACAAAAATGCCCTGCAAGTCCGGAAAATCTCTAATTATTTGCCTGGTGAGCTGGTAGGCACGCCGATCATCATCCATATTTTCCCATGTACCGATAATAGTTATTTTATTTTCTCCTTTTTCGGTTACTACCTCCAGGAACCCCTGTCTCCTTACCTCTGTGTCCTGGGTAGTTAAAAAACCGGTAAGTATAGCTATTTCTCCCTGGCCGTTAAGAAACTTGCGCATCAATTCCCCCGCT includes:
- a CDS encoding LacI family DNA-binding transcriptional regulator — its product is MKRVTIKDIAEALNISRGTVDRVLHGRGGVNPETEALVWAKVREMNYQPNKIARALVKQVSYTIGFIIPTIPDSFWRQVREGAEAAAREVADFGVKVTFYTVGMRDPFRERALLEQALSDGVNGIALTPTDPLLIREIINQACEKGVPVVTFNTDIPDSQRLCYVGLDSYRAGRVAGELMRKFLNGQGEIAILTGFLTTQDTEVRRQGFLEVVTEKGENKITIIGTWENMDDDRRAYQLTRQIIRDFPDLQGIFVTNACAAGIGTAIIDEGRAGDVKLIGFDVTEEIAALLKKGVVSACICQNTFQQGYEPVRLIFDYVVNGLQPEFGSIFTRPEVILAEMLEEGLAITKLR
- the xylF gene encoding D-xylose ABC transporter substrate-binding protein, coding for MKRLKFLGISLILLIIVSLVAGCSSKQSTGDNKSGAASTTNQQAKSGKKIRIGLSMDTLMVERWQKDRDLFVQKAKELGADVIVQTANSDAAVQNSQVENMLTQGIDVLVIVPYNAESAATAVEMAHKAGIKVLSYDRLIKNADVDLYISFDNVRVGEMQAEGVVAKAPKGNYVLIGGAPTDNNAKLFREGQMKVLKPLIDKGDIKVVADQWAIDWKPENALKIMEDALTKNNNNIQGVVASNDSLAGAAIQALSEQKLDGKVAVSGQDADLDGCQRIVEGKQTVTVYKPIKNIATKAAELAVALAKGEPIQTNSKVNNGKIDVPSLLLDPIKVTKENMVQTVIKDGYHKLDEVYKNVPKDQWPKE